The following proteins come from a genomic window of Halomarina ordinaria:
- a CDS encoding phosphoadenosine phosphosulfate reductase family protein, producing the protein MTTFPDYLSLDYDDGREQTAADYPTLEDKLGKAVEVTRTALEQYRRPAVMWTGGKDSTLVLYVVLQAAEEYGFDLPPVVFIDHYQHFDDVVAFVERWADEWDLDLVVARNDDPAFSEHTPGEDVPVEVLTEENRRELARADHDGETFRFEADSLGGNHLLKTVALNHVVEEHGFDGIFSGVRWDEQDARADETFFSPRHDSEKYPPHDRVHSILQFDERAVWDAFWRFIVPDTVEGWPEGHVPQDYDDMPEGFTAEDIPVSPKYFEGFRSLGTEKGSAKSADAPAWLQDLEGTTEREGRAQDKEDLMARLRDLGYM; encoded by the coding sequence ATGACCACCTTCCCCGACTACCTCTCGCTCGACTACGACGACGGCCGCGAGCAGACCGCGGCCGATTACCCCACGCTGGAGGACAAACTCGGCAAGGCCGTCGAGGTCACCCGCACGGCCCTGGAGCAGTATCGCCGGCCTGCAGTGATGTGGACCGGCGGGAAGGACTCGACGCTCGTCCTCTACGTCGTCCTGCAGGCCGCAGAGGAGTACGGGTTCGACCTCCCACCGGTCGTCTTCATCGACCACTACCAGCACTTCGACGACGTCGTCGCGTTCGTCGAACGCTGGGCAGACGAGTGGGACCTGGACCTCGTCGTCGCGCGCAACGACGACCCCGCGTTCTCCGAGCACACGCCCGGCGAGGACGTGCCGGTCGAGGTCCTCACGGAGGAGAACCGCCGGGAACTCGCCCGCGCGGACCACGACGGCGAGACGTTCCGCTTCGAGGCCGACAGCCTCGGCGGCAACCACCTCCTCAAGACCGTCGCGCTCAACCACGTCGTCGAGGAACACGGCTTCGACGGCATCTTCTCGGGCGTCCGGTGGGACGAACAGGACGCCCGTGCCGACGAGACGTTCTTCAGCCCGCGCCACGACTCGGAGAAGTACCCGCCGCACGACCGCGTCCACTCCATCCTCCAGTTCGACGAACGGGCGGTCTGGGACGCCTTCTGGAGGTTCATCGTCCCCGACACCGTCGAGGGCTGGCCCGAGGGACACGTCCCCCAGGACTACGACGACATGCCCGAGGGGTTCACCGCCGAGGACATCCCCGTCTCCCCGAAGTACTTCGAGGGCTTCCGCTCGCTCGGGACCGAGAAGGGCTCCGCGAAGTCGGCCGACGCCCCGGCGTGGCTCCAGGACCTCGAAGGCACCACCGAACGCGAGGGGCGCGCACAGGACAAGGAGGACCTGATGGCGCGCCTGCGTGACCTCGGTTACATGTAG
- a CDS encoding DUF7333 family protein — MKFDAKSTIGIFVLIVAIGVLGLLGMGVMETGTVLMMVLPALVVFGLLFMFLGVKHGEYRAIR; from the coding sequence ATGAAGTTCGACGCGAAATCGACTATCGGTATCTTCGTCCTCATCGTCGCTATCGGCGTGCTCGGCCTGCTCGGGATGGGCGTCATGGAGACCGGGACGGTCCTCATGATGGTGCTGCCGGCGCTGGTCGTCTTCGGCCTCCTGTTCATGTTCCTCGGCGTCAAACACGGCGAGTACCGCGCCATCCGCTGA
- a CDS encoding aldo/keto reductase has product MAQQHQLTPSDVPDASGMPMLGLGTWENEDPEQCTESVATALEMGYRHIDTAQAYGNEKAVGDGIKRADVARDDVFLATKVWIENLAAEDVLESTRESMDKLGVDYLDLLYVHWPAGEYDPADTLGALTHLQDEGAIERIGVSNFEPEHLETAQEVCEAPIFANQVEMHPNLQQDELREYCDEEGIELVAYSPLARGTVFDDPALTDIAEKHDASAAQVSLAWLREKDVTAIPKATSEDHISDNWASLALELDDEDIRRIDDIEREDRQVNPPFSPDSW; this is encoded by the coding sequence ATGGCTCAACAGCACCAGCTTACGCCGTCCGACGTGCCCGACGCGAGCGGCATGCCGATGCTCGGCCTCGGAACCTGGGAGAACGAGGACCCCGAGCAGTGTACCGAGAGCGTCGCGACGGCGCTCGAGATGGGCTACCGCCACATCGACACCGCACAGGCCTACGGCAACGAGAAGGCCGTCGGCGACGGCATCAAGCGCGCCGACGTCGCCCGCGACGACGTCTTCCTCGCCACCAAGGTGTGGATAGAGAACCTCGCCGCCGAGGACGTCCTCGAGTCCACCCGCGAGAGCATGGACAAACTCGGCGTCGACTACCTCGACCTGCTGTACGTCCACTGGCCGGCCGGCGAGTACGACCCGGCCGACACGCTCGGCGCGCTCACGCACCTCCAGGACGAGGGGGCCATCGAGCGCATCGGCGTGAGCAACTTCGAGCCCGAGCACCTCGAAACCGCTCAGGAGGTCTGTGAGGCGCCCATCTTCGCCAATCAGGTGGAGATGCATCCGAACCTCCAGCAGGACGAACTCCGCGAGTACTGCGACGAGGAGGGCATCGAACTGGTCGCGTACTCGCCGCTCGCGCGCGGCACCGTCTTCGACGACCCCGCGCTCACGGACATCGCGGAGAAGCACGACGCGAGTGCCGCCCAGGTGAGCCTCGCGTGGCTCCGCGAGAAGGACGTCACCGCCATCCCCAAGGCGACGAGCGAGGACCACATCAGCGACAACTGGGCGTCGCTCGCCCTCGAACTCGACGACGAGGACATCCGGCGCATCGACGACATCGAGCGCGAGGACCGGCAGGTCAACCCGCCGTTCAGCCCCGACAGCTGGTAA
- a CDS encoding digeranylgeranylglycerophospholipid reductase, with protein sequence MNGDEKDHFDVVIAGAGPAGGQCARDLAARGYDVVLLETEAEEEFPRQSNKSTAGTFPSMMTAFGVPDRLVEKFTDSVVVESPNGHYKQPQPGAVLDFVAFKQWLVEDARDHGAEVRFESRVSAPITEDGEVVGVKYAGGEEVYGDVVVDATGPSAPLAKALDVSDLHRANQAIGIDYKLEGLDLDHEDYADLHGAMMLRLDHDIAPGGYSWIFHTGGDTAKVGVCYIQNERHEELARDGMRIDDYLDYWRETDPRFADAEPVEGAHILRGSAHIQMPGRLSTDNFMAVGDTVPTIDPLWGEGIHQGMESGRAAAITADHCLTLDTPDTSADRMSVYDDLWHERVAPDMQRRLLMTELLYLVPNERYDGFIRDLNRLAPETLTSASGGRFRSIARLLELGDLRYLAKIARNRLTDPYHRWNPLS encoded by the coding sequence ATGAACGGAGACGAGAAAGACCACTTCGATGTCGTCATCGCCGGAGCGGGCCCCGCTGGCGGGCAGTGTGCCCGCGACCTCGCTGCGCGCGGCTACGACGTCGTCCTCCTCGAAACCGAGGCCGAGGAGGAGTTCCCGCGTCAGAGCAACAAGTCGACCGCGGGCACGTTCCCGTCGATGATGACGGCCTTCGGCGTCCCCGACCGCCTCGTCGAGAAGTTCACCGACAGCGTCGTCGTCGAATCGCCCAACGGACACTACAAGCAACCGCAGCCCGGCGCGGTCCTCGACTTCGTCGCGTTCAAGCAGTGGCTCGTCGAGGACGCGCGCGACCACGGTGCGGAGGTGCGCTTCGAGTCGCGCGTCTCCGCGCCCATCACGGAGGACGGCGAGGTCGTCGGCGTGAAGTACGCCGGGGGGGAGGAGGTGTACGGCGACGTCGTCGTCGACGCGACCGGCCCGAGTGCCCCGCTGGCGAAGGCACTGGACGTGAGTGACCTCCACCGCGCGAACCAGGCCATCGGCATCGACTACAAACTCGAGGGGCTAGACCTCGACCACGAGGACTACGCCGACCTCCACGGCGCGATGATGCTCCGTCTCGACCACGACATCGCGCCCGGCGGCTACTCGTGGATCTTCCACACGGGCGGCGACACCGCGAAGGTCGGCGTCTGTTACATCCAGAACGAGCGCCACGAGGAACTCGCCCGCGACGGGATGCGCATCGACGACTACCTCGACTACTGGCGGGAGACCGACCCGCGCTTCGCGGACGCCGAACCCGTGGAGGGCGCCCACATCCTCCGCGGGTCGGCGCACATCCAGATGCCCGGCCGTCTGAGCACTGACAACTTCATGGCCGTCGGCGACACCGTCCCGACCATCGACCCGCTCTGGGGGGAGGGCATCCACCAGGGGATGGAGTCCGGACGCGCCGCGGCCATCACCGCCGACCACTGCCTGACGCTCGACACGCCCGACACCTCCGCCGACCGGATGTCGGTGTACGACGACCTCTGGCACGAGCGCGTCGCGCCGGACATGCAGCGACGGCTGCTCATGACGGAGTTGCTCTACCTCGTCCCGAACGAGCGCTACGACGGTTTCATCCGCGACCTCAACCGACTCGCGCCCGAGACGCTGACGAGCGCGAGCGGCGGACGGTTCCGCTCCATCGCCCGCCTGCTCGAACTCGGCGACCTCCGGTATCTCGCGAAGATAGCGCGCAACCGCCTCACGGACCCGTACCACCGCTGGAACCCGCTCTCCTAG
- a CDS encoding VOC family protein, with amino-acid sequence MAIKRMDNVLIVVEDLEAAKAFFSELGMQLEGEMRVEGEWAGRVVGLENVQSDIAMMRTPDGHSRVELSKFITPTAPRDGFEEPAANTRGIRRIMFTVDDIDDLLDRLRSHEAELVGEVAQYEDVYRLCYVRGPEGIIVGLAKELDGA; translated from the coding sequence ATGGCGATCAAGCGGATGGACAACGTCCTCATCGTGGTCGAGGACCTCGAAGCTGCGAAGGCGTTCTTCTCGGAGCTCGGTATGCAATTGGAGGGCGAAATGCGCGTCGAGGGAGAGTGGGCAGGCCGCGTCGTGGGCCTCGAAAATGTCCAGAGCGACATCGCCATGATGCGGACCCCCGACGGCCACAGCCGCGTCGAGCTCTCGAAGTTCATCACGCCCACGGCCCCCCGCGACGGATTCGAGGAACCAGCAGCGAACACTCGGGGAATCCGCCGCATCATGTTCACCGTCGACGACATCGACGACCTCCTCGACCGCCTCCGCTCCCACGAAGCCGAACTCGTGGGCGAAGTCGCCCAGTACGAAGACGTCTACCGCCTCTGTTATGTGCGCGGTCCCGAAGGCATCATCGTCGGGTTGGCCAAGGAACTCGACGGAGCCTAG
- a CDS encoding alpha/beta fold hydrolase: protein MSETDGEVDWGNASILDRGGSLLHYWTVGPEDAPVVVLTHGATMDHHLFDEQLEPLLKAGYRVLGWDMRGHGVSKPIGVGFSLSTVVDDLVAILDEIDVRTVTAVGQSLGGYVAQELLFRYPERVDALVIIGATDVTRIPPRLENLALKLSPYLFTVWPYRHLKKTIAENTAETERAKRYAYRAASQLSKKEFVTVWKAVSGALHSEPGYTIQRPFLLTHGDNDRTGTVARDAPLWAEKEPNCRYEVIPDAGHNANDDNPQYFNEEMLDFLGTVQ, encoded by the coding sequence ATGTCGGAAACTGATGGAGAAGTAGACTGGGGAAACGCGTCGATTCTCGATAGAGGGGGCTCTTTGCTCCATTACTGGACGGTTGGCCCCGAGGACGCGCCAGTAGTCGTGCTGACACATGGGGCCACGATGGACCACCATCTGTTTGATGAACAACTCGAACCGTTGCTTAAGGCCGGTTACCGGGTACTGGGCTGGGATATGCGAGGACACGGAGTATCGAAGCCCATCGGTGTGGGGTTCAGTCTCTCTACTGTTGTCGACGATCTAGTAGCGATTCTCGACGAAATCGACGTGAGGACGGTAACAGCCGTCGGGCAGTCACTCGGTGGCTACGTCGCGCAAGAGCTGTTGTTCCGGTATCCGGAACGAGTCGACGCGCTTGTGATAATCGGAGCGACAGATGTCACACGAATCCCACCGCGTTTGGAGAATCTTGCGCTCAAACTCTCACCATACCTGTTCACAGTCTGGCCGTACCGGCATTTGAAAAAGACTATCGCTGAAAACACGGCGGAGACCGAACGTGCAAAACGCTATGCCTACCGTGCAGCGAGCCAGCTTTCGAAGAAAGAGTTCGTGACCGTCTGGAAGGCGGTCTCTGGGGCCCTCCATTCAGAGCCCGGATACACCATCCAGAGACCGTTCTTGTTGACACATGGAGACAACGACCGGACCGGGACGGTTGCTCGCGACGCACCCTTATGGGCCGAGAAAGAACCGAACTGCCGATACGAAGTGATACCTGACGCCGGACACAATGCAAACGACGACAATCCACAGTATTTCAACGAGGAGATGCTAGACTTCCTCGGAACGGTTCAGTGA
- a CDS encoding 2-oxoacid:ferredoxin oxidoreductase subunit beta, translating to MSSQVRFTDFKSDKQPTWCPGCGDFGTMNGMMKALANTGNDPDNTFVVAGIGCSGKIGTYMHSYALHGVHGRALPVGIGVKAANPNLEVMVAGGDGDGYSIGAGHFVHAVRRNMDMTYVVMDNRIYGLTKGQFSPTSREDFETSTSPDGTHQSPVNPLALALAAGGSFIAQSFSSDAQRHAQIVQEAIEHPGFGFVNVYSPCVTFNDVDTYDYFRDSLVDLGEDEDYDETDYDQATEVILDSEKEYQGVIYRDDESVPYNERMGLTEDLSDIPSGAPDDAMDLVREFY from the coding sequence ATGAGTTCCCAAGTCAGGTTCACAGACTTCAAATCCGACAAGCAACCCACGTGGTGTCCCGGCTGCGGCGACTTCGGGACGATGAACGGCATGATGAAAGCCCTCGCCAACACGGGCAACGACCCCGACAACACGTTCGTCGTCGCGGGTATCGGCTGTTCGGGCAAGATCGGGACGTACATGCACAGCTACGCGCTGCACGGCGTCCACGGTCGCGCCCTCCCCGTCGGCATCGGCGTGAAGGCGGCCAACCCCAACCTCGAAGTGATGGTCGCCGGCGGCGACGGCGACGGCTACTCCATCGGGGCCGGCCACTTCGTCCACGCCGTCCGGCGCAACATGGACATGACGTACGTCGTCATGGACAACCGCATCTACGGGCTGACGAAGGGGCAGTTCTCGCCCACCAGCCGCGAGGACTTCGAGACCTCCACGAGTCCCGACGGCACCCACCAGTCGCCGGTCAACCCGCTCGCGCTGGCGCTCGCCGCCGGCGGGTCGTTCATCGCCCAGTCGTTCTCCTCGGACGCCCAGCGCCACGCACAGATCGTCCAGGAGGCCATCGAACACCCCGGCTTCGGCTTCGTCAACGTCTACTCGCCGTGTGTCACGTTCAACGACGTCGACACCTACGACTACTTCCGCGACTCGCTCGTGGACCTCGGTGAGGACGAGGACTACGACGAGACGGACTACGACCAGGCCACCGAGGTCATCCTCGACTCCGAGAAGGAGTACCAGGGCGTCATCTACCGCGACGACGAGTCGGTGCCCTACAACGAGCGCATGGGCCTGACCGAGGACCTCTCGGACATCCCCTCGGGCGCGCCCGACGACGCGATGGACCTGGTGCGGGAGTTCTACTAG
- a CDS encoding 2-oxoacid:acceptor oxidoreductase subunit alpha translates to MPDDLNWAIGGEAGDGIDSTGKIFAQALSRAGRHVFTSKDFASRIRGGYTAYKVRTSVDRVESVVDRLDVLIALTQRTVDENMDELHEGSVIIYDGERTTMQDLEIPEGMIGLDVPLKSLAEDAGGAIMRNVVALGAACEVAAFPIDNLAESLEKRFGGKGEAIVENNKRAAELGQEYVQEHYDHEFDYDLETTDNDYVLLNGDEAIGMGALAAGCRFYSGYPITPATNVMEYLTGRIERYGGTVIQAEDELSAINMALGAARAGARAMTATSGPGIDLMTETFGLVATTETPLVIVDVMRSGPSTGMPTKQEQGDLNMLLYGGHGEIPRFVLAPTTVSECFHKAVEAFNLAEKYQTPVYLASDLALAVTEQTFPPEEFDMDAVEIDRGNVVSEDAIDEWSNEKGQFQPHLATEDGVSPRAFPGMAGGAHMTTGLEHDALGRRTEDTDVRIEQVEKRTRKVETAREREDWSPREFGDEDADTLVVSWGSNEGAMREAMGFLEEEDVSVRFLSIPYLFPRADLSADIEAAEEVIVVECNATGQLADVIEHDALTRVKRINKYNGVRFKADELADDVKRALGESAEVTA, encoded by the coding sequence ATGCCCGACGACCTCAACTGGGCCATCGGCGGCGAAGCCGGCGATGGTATCGACTCAACTGGGAAGATTTTCGCCCAGGCGCTCTCCCGAGCGGGTCGACACGTCTTCACCTCGAAGGACTTCGCCTCCCGAATCCGAGGGGGATACACCGCCTACAAGGTCCGGACGTCCGTCGACCGCGTCGAGAGCGTCGTCGACCGCCTCGACGTGCTCATCGCGCTGACCCAGCGGACCGTCGACGAGAACATGGACGAACTCCACGAGGGGTCCGTCATCATCTACGACGGCGAGCGGACGACGATGCAGGACCTCGAGATTCCCGAGGGGATGATCGGCCTCGACGTCCCCCTGAAGAGCCTCGCCGAGGACGCCGGCGGCGCCATCATGCGCAACGTCGTCGCGCTGGGCGCCGCCTGCGAGGTCGCCGCCTTCCCCATCGACAACCTCGCCGAGTCGCTGGAGAAGCGCTTCGGCGGCAAGGGCGAGGCCATCGTCGAGAACAACAAGCGGGCCGCGGAACTCGGGCAGGAGTACGTCCAGGAGCACTACGACCACGAGTTCGACTACGACCTCGAGACGACCGACAACGACTACGTCCTGCTCAACGGCGACGAGGCCATCGGGATGGGCGCGCTGGCCGCCGGCTGTCGGTTCTACTCGGGCTACCCCATCACCCCCGCGACGAACGTGATGGAGTACCTCACCGGGCGTATCGAGCGCTACGGCGGGACCGTCATCCAGGCCGAGGACGAACTGTCGGCCATCAACATGGCGCTCGGCGCCGCCCGCGCCGGCGCGCGCGCGATGACCGCCACCTCCGGGCCGGGCATCGACCTGATGACCGAGACGTTCGGACTCGTCGCGACGACCGAGACGCCCCTGGTCATCGTCGACGTGATGCGCTCCGGCCCCTCCACCGGGATGCCGACCAAACAGGAGCAGGGCGACCTCAACATGCTCCTGTACGGCGGGCACGGCGAGATACCGCGGTTCGTCCTCGCCCCGACCACCGTCAGCGAGTGCTTCCACAAGGCGGTCGAGGCGTTCAACCTCGCCGAGAAGTACCAGACGCCCGTCTACCTCGCCTCGGACCTCGCGCTCGCGGTCACGGAACAGACGTTCCCGCCCGAGGAGTTCGACATGGACGCGGTCGAGATCGACCGCGGCAACGTCGTCTCCGAGGACGCCATCGACGAGTGGTCGAACGAGAAGGGCCAGTTCCAGCCCCACCTCGCCACCGAGGACGGCGTCAGCCCGCGCGCGTTCCCCGGGATGGCCGGCGGCGCGCACATGACGACGGGCCTCGAACACGACGCGCTCGGCCGCCGTACGGAGGACACCGACGTCCGTATAGAGCAGGTCGAGAAGCGCACCCGGAAGGTCGAGACCGCGCGCGAACGCGAGGACTGGTCGCCCCGCGAGTTCGGCGACGAGGACGCGGACACGCTCGTCGTCTCGTGGGGGTCGAACGAGGGTGCGATGCGCGAGGCGATGGGCTTCCTGGAGGAGGAGGACGTCTCCGTCCGCTTCCTCTCGATACCCTACCTGTTCCCCCGCGCGGACCTGAGCGCGGACATCGAGGCCGCCGAGGAGGTCATCGTCGTCGAGTGTAACGCGACGGGTCAGCTCGCGGACGTCATCGAGCACGACGCACTTACCCGCGTCAAGCGCATCAACAAGTACAACGGCGTCCGGTTCAAGGCGGACGAACTGGCCGACGACGTGAAACGCGCGCTCGGCGAGAGCGCGGAGGTGACGGCATGA
- a CDS encoding FAD-dependent oxidoreductase: MDQTDVTVAAVREVGTNALAIDFETPTGFDAQPGQFVRLSALVGEEEVSRFYTVSSPEVGETFEVTLTVDPEGEFGTYLASLAPGDAVSLAGPFGDAHYEGEERTFVLAGGPGVGPAVAIAERTLDDGGDATVVYRDDDPIHGERLAALAERGVPVAILEGEESLDASLEEADDDGQVFVYGFAPFIDDARDALDRAGYDVEAAKLESFGPEPGAE, encoded by the coding sequence ATGGACCAGACAGACGTGACCGTCGCTGCCGTCCGCGAGGTGGGCACGAACGCCCTCGCAATCGACTTCGAGACCCCCACGGGCTTCGACGCCCAGCCCGGCCAGTTCGTGCGCCTCAGCGCCCTCGTCGGTGAGGAGGAGGTCTCGCGGTTCTACACCGTCTCCTCGCCGGAGGTGGGCGAGACCTTCGAGGTGACGCTCACCGTCGACCCCGAGGGGGAGTTCGGGACCTACCTCGCCTCGCTCGCGCCGGGCGACGCGGTCAGCCTCGCCGGCCCCTTCGGCGACGCCCACTACGAGGGCGAGGAACGCACGTTCGTCCTCGCGGGCGGACCGGGCGTCGGCCCCGCCGTCGCCATCGCCGAACGGACCCTCGACGACGGCGGCGACGCAACCGTCGTCTACCGCGACGACGACCCCATCCACGGCGAGCGTCTCGCGGCGCTGGCCGAGCGCGGCGTCCCCGTCGCTATCCTCGAGGGGGAGGAGTCGCTCGACGCGTCGCTGGAGGAGGCCGACGACGACGGACAGGTGTTCGTCTACGGCTTCGCCCCGTTCATCGACGACGCGCGCGACGCGCTCGACCGGGCGGGCTACGACGTCGAGGCGGCGAAACTGGAGAGCTTCGGCCCCGAACCCGGCGCGGAGTAG
- the mce gene encoding methylmalonyl-CoA epimerase yields MHFDHAGIATDDAAGLAETYCELFRTRVAHEEQFGDLHVLFLEFGDSYFELLEPTGEGTIARYLDRNGPGIHHLALTTSDIEAALARAKTMDVECIDEEPRPGAWGHDVAFLHPKSTGGILVEFVQH; encoded by the coding sequence ATGCACTTCGACCACGCCGGCATCGCGACCGACGACGCCGCCGGCCTCGCCGAGACCTACTGCGAGCTGTTCCGGACGCGCGTCGCCCACGAGGAGCAGTTCGGCGACCTCCACGTCCTCTTCCTCGAGTTCGGCGACAGCTACTTCGAGTTGCTCGAACCGACCGGCGAGGGGACCATCGCGCGCTACCTCGACCGCAACGGCCCGGGCATCCACCACCTCGCGCTGACCACGTCCGACATCGAGGCGGCGCTCGCGCGCGCGAAGACGATGGACGTCGAGTGCATCGACGAGGAGCCTCGTCCGGGTGCCTGGGGCCACGACGTGGCGTTCCTCCACCCGAAGTCGACCGGGGGTATCCTGGTCGAGTTCGTCCAACACTAG
- a CDS encoding sodium:solute symporter family protein: MVSLTDPLILTMAGYAVATLLIAWWGGRGAGSGYLEFTLAGRNLGLPVYMMTYFATFAGGGLTMGIAQQAFTDGVSAQWYAMAQGLAWMTITVLIGFLYSFDVVSVPELLGRVFGDYTKYFAAIFTVVGQVALTTGQTIGMASIIATVTDIPLSVAFWASVVVFIAITLYGGMGSVAWADTLHGVLIIVGMFVAIPVAVLNVGGVDAIAANVPAGHTNWFGVGLVQIGSWYLMYLTVAGAQQQMLQRTWSARSKRVAMFGTFLAGVVITGYGVLTAAAGMIANAQGAQIESSMAFAWTLTNTLPPVVAGLLLAAAVGSVMSGADSFLLAGATTFVNDLYIPLRGGRAGLSDAHLVAVTRATILAFGLTAAVIAFSGIEIITINTLGMGIMSVLFAGILSMLWDGTTREAGLPGFVVGGVVFVVWAFVLGEPALFGEGPLESAVPATAAALVTILGLSALGYGETFDLGTVRDRARADKEAAREQRVSYSND; the protein is encoded by the coding sequence ATGGTCTCGCTGACCGACCCGCTGATACTGACGATGGCGGGGTACGCCGTCGCGACCCTCCTCATCGCGTGGTGGGGCGGGCGCGGCGCGGGGTCGGGCTACCTCGAGTTCACGCTCGCGGGCCGGAACCTCGGTCTGCCGGTGTACATGATGACGTACTTCGCGACGTTCGCCGGCGGGGGCCTCACGATGGGGATCGCTCAGCAGGCGTTCACCGACGGCGTCAGCGCCCAGTGGTACGCGATGGCCCAGGGGCTGGCGTGGATGACCATCACCGTCCTCATCGGCTTCCTCTACTCCTTCGACGTGGTGAGCGTCCCCGAACTCCTCGGGCGCGTCTTCGGCGACTACACGAAGTACTTCGCGGCTATCTTCACCGTCGTCGGACAGGTGGCGCTGACGACGGGCCAGACCATCGGGATGGCCTCCATCATCGCCACCGTCACGGACATCCCCCTGAGCGTCGCGTTCTGGGCCAGCGTCGTCGTCTTCATCGCCATCACGCTCTACGGGGGGATGGGGTCGGTCGCGTGGGCCGACACGCTCCACGGCGTGCTCATCATCGTCGGGATGTTCGTCGCCATCCCCGTCGCCGTGCTGAACGTCGGCGGCGTCGACGCCATCGCCGCGAACGTGCCCGCCGGCCACACCAACTGGTTCGGCGTCGGACTGGTGCAGATCGGCTCGTGGTACCTGATGTACCTCACCGTCGCCGGCGCCCAGCAGCAGATGCTCCAGCGGACCTGGTCGGCGCGCAGCAAGCGGGTGGCGATGTTCGGGACGTTCCTGGCGGGGGTGGTCATCACGGGGTACGGTGTCCTCACTGCGGCCGCGGGGATGATCGCGAACGCCCAGGGCGCGCAGATAGAGTCGTCGATGGCGTTCGCGTGGACGCTGACGAACACGCTCCCGCCGGTCGTCGCCGGCCTCCTGCTGGCGGCCGCCGTCGGGTCGGTGATGAGCGGGGCCGACTCGTTCCTGCTCGCCGGCGCGACCACGTTCGTCAACGACCTCTACATCCCGCTTCGCGGCGGGCGGGCGGGCCTCTCCGACGCCCACCTCGTGGCCGTGACGCGCGCGACAATCCTCGCGTTCGGCCTGACGGCGGCCGTCATCGCGTTCAGCGGCATCGAGATAATCACCATCAACACCCTCGGCATGGGCATCATGTCGGTGCTGTTCGCCGGCATCCTCAGCATGCTCTGGGACGGGACGACCCGCGAGGCGGGTCTTCCCGGCTTCGTCGTCGGCGGGGTCGTGTTCGTCGTCTGGGCGTTCGTCCTCGGCGAACCGGCACTGTTCGGGGAGGGGCCGCTCGAATCGGCCGTCCCCGCGACGGCCGCCGCGCTGGTGACCATCCTCGGGTTGAGCGCCCTGGGCTACGGCGAGACGTTCGACCTCGGGACCGTCCGCGACCGGGCGCGCGCCGACAAGGAGGCGGCCCGGGAACAGCGCGTCAGCTACAGCAACGACTGA